A window from Oncorhynchus mykiss isolate Arlee chromosome 9, USDA_OmykA_1.1, whole genome shotgun sequence encodes these proteins:
- the LOC110531852 gene encoding reticulon-3 isoform X1 has product MADPMTQSAQISSSQGLADGQNSVAAKDSKMSDSFLSSSPVSLIQSPQDKGVVLGSDKPTSEAVTTSLRFAGSSQSGSFSPANYGSEASSSPSDGKPDSPIVTSPVSERIKALEALAAKKEPEPKTDGGFPHFKERHYEKSPTEVPAETTSPFQKKGASTDQDSPESPFEVLGEARQGSDFEDTADWMRAHLPPVPDFEDKVDSNKDALVLENDGRSQEIKGEDKAITDVPEAFACVPDAFMDSPIEGPKLKNVFKDPAQQSSVEDESEFDLSFLPTAYMTDTQGPSDLDSEHPASPAPPAGFNSPPPPPPSDSKENDSKTKQTPWGDEVVEVDSSGDSDDTVIEDAVSILAPSFPTPSLSSDTAPAPNPSVPSLPTEEKETPPAKQPMQVPTINVIETDEPNYSDEEMEMEVEEEEAEEEESSEVVKDTVKEAPKTPEPQPDVTKKEFSKIPPLEYEGYSPPSSPVDSDAEYSPKHKILKSECDTDDQETTLSNDGMQGAAVSKSSSSEVSQAQKVESDKSQTPNESNEKSSPSNAKPSEKTAENLSDFTDYDDDDWSTDAQEILVKSSSANATSQDPQLHPTSKFEESDIKQDYMQTVELSKSNYMQDDTICKYGSFEDEDALPPTDDTIDNKELNFDTVPEPSPSDPTSQIHIGTLLPQNNATTMISDFENLTSMDEDSFPKPVGGQPSPREFPKDPFSSFQSEPPGNTMEPKTEEKPNDDIIADRIVNSKTLPPQEAVAEKDTKAGHHSPDNTSDPESIEPDCSVSGATDSFVEFMRECLKSRQDEDPEDIRQGPTARDECPPSQSTPTMVMDLEQEHLTINALKELGSSQEEEDDLQSSFKAFEKSQSSFTSTTSDHPLPQNKPTSDSAYSKEVEAIDVWVAEAYHLAEHVLTAILTHLSVKDLVHWRDPKKSGVVFGLSLLTLLSLAAFSVISVISYLLLALLCVTISFRIYKSVVQAVQKSNDGHPFKALMEKDVSIPPETFHKHVDVSLTYINRFLKQMSKLFLVEDLIDSLKLAVVMWLLTYVGAVFNGITILILADILLFAVPPFYEKNKTQIDRYMEIARTQVNTTMAKLQEKLPGAVKRTKAE; this is encoded by the exons attcctttctttCCTCTTCGCCTGTATCTCTCATTCAGTCTCCGCAAG ACAAAGGAGTGGTGCTGGGCTCTGATAAGCCCACCTCCGAAGCCGTGACCACCTCCCTTCGCTTCGCCGGGTCTTCTCAGTCCGGCTCGTTTTCGCCCGCTAACTATGGGAGCGAAGCATCATCAAGTCCGTCTGATGGAAAGCCAGATTCGCCAATCGTGACATCCCCCGTGTCTGAAAGGATAAAGGCACTGGAGGCCCTGGCAGCGAAGAAGGAGCCAGAGCCCAAGACAGATGGAGGCTTTCCTCACTTCAAAGAGCGCCACTATGAAAAGTCTCCTACTGAGGTGCCGGCAGAGACCACCTCACCCTTCCAGAAAaaaggagcctccactgatcagGATTCACCAGAATCTCCCTTTGAGGTCCTGGGAGAAGCACGGCAAGGGAGTGATTTTGAAGATACCGCAGACTGGATGAGAGCTCACTTACCCCCTGTGCCTGACTTTGAGGACAAAGTAGATTCAAACAAAGATGCTCTTGTGTTAGAGAACGATGGCAGATCCCAGGAAATAAAAGGGGAAGATAAAGCTATAACTGATGTTCCAGAGGCATTTGCGTGTGTCCCTGACGCTTTCATGGACTCTCCCATCGAAGGGCCTAAACTTAAAAATGTGTTCAAAGACCCAGCGCAGCAGTCTAGTGTTGAGGACGAATCTGAATTTGACCTGAGCTTCCTACCTACAGCATACATGACAGACACCCAAGGGCCCTCTGACCTTGACTCTGAGCACCCTGCCTCTCCTGCCCCTCCTGCTGGTTTtaactctccccctccaccccctccctctgaCTCAAAAGAGAACGACTCAAAGACCAAGCAGACCCCATGGGGTGATGAGGTAGTCGAGGTCGACAGCTCAGGAGACTCTGATGACACTGTCATTGAGGATGCAGTCTCCATCCTTGCCCCTTCCTTCCCCACCCCGTCTTTGTCAAGTGATACTGCACCTGCCCCCAacccctctgttccctctctccctaccgaaGAAAAGGAAACTCCTCCAGCAAAGCAGCCAATGCAGGTCCCTACCATCAATGTTATTGAGACAGACGAGCCGAATTACAGCgatgaggagatggagatggaagtggaggaagaggaagcgGAGGAGGAGGAAAGTTCTGAAGTTGTGAAAGACACCGTGAAAGAGGCACCAAAAACCCCTGAGCCACAACCAGATGTCACTAAAAAGGAATTCTCCAAAATTCCCCCCTTAGAATATGAGGgttactctcctccctcctctccggtCGACTCTGATGCTGAATACTCACCTAAACACAAGATCTTGAAATCTGAATGCGATACGGATGATCAAGAGACAACATTATCTAATGATGGGATGCAAGGTGCTGCTGTGTCAAAGAGCTCTAGTTCTGAGGTATCACAAGCCCAGAAAGTTGAGTCTGATAAATCACAGACCCCCAATGAGTCTAATGAAAAGTCTTCTCCGTCCAATGCCAAACCTTCTGAGAAAACCGCAGAGAACCTTTCGGACTTTACAGACTATGATGACGATGACTGGTCAACTGACGCACAAGAGATCTTAGTGAAGTCTAGCTCTGCTAACGCTACTTCTCAGGATCCTCAACTTCACCCCACATCCAAGTTTGAAGAGTCTGATATTAAACAAGATTATATGCAGACAGTTGAGCTTTCAAAATCCAACTACATGCAGGATGACACAATCTGTAAATACGGATCTTTTGAGGACGAAGACGCACTGCCACCCACGGATGACACCATTGACAATAAAGAGCTGAACTTTGACACTGTACCAGAGCCCTCTCCCTCGGATCCAACCTCTCAGATCCATATCGGAACACTACTCCCTCAAAACAATGCAACTACCATGATCTCAGATTTTGAGAATCTCACCTCGATGGATGAAGATTCCTTCCCCAAGCCAGTCGGTGGCCAGCCATCTCCCAGGGAGTTTCCCAAAGATCCATTCTCCTCTTTCCAGAGCGAACCGCCTGGCAACACCATGGAGCCCAAGACTGAGGAGAAACCTAACGATGACATCATTGCAGATCGCATAGTCAACAGCAAGACTCTCCCACCACAGGAAGCTGTGGCGGAGAAGGACACTAAAGCAGGACACCATTCGCCAGACAATACCAGTGATCCAGAAAGCATTGAGCCGGACTGCTCTGTCTCTGGTGCCACGGACAGCTTCGTCGAGTTCATGAGGGAGTGCCTGAAGTCACGACAGGACGAAGATCCAGAAGACATCCGTCAAGGTCCCACAGCCAGGGATGAGTGTCCTCCCTCCCAGTCCACACCAACCATGGTCATGGACCTGGAGCAGGAACACCTCACTATCAATGCCCTTAAAGAGTTGGGCAGCAGccaagaagaggaggatgaccttCAGTCTAGTTTCAAGGCCTTTGAGAAATCCCAGTCTTCCTTCACCTCAACAACCTCTGACCATCCTTTACCCCAAAACAAACCTACGTCCGACAGCGCGTATTCCAAAGAGGTAGAGGCCATCGACGTGTGGGTGGCTGAGGCCTACCACCTTGCAGAGCATGTCTTGACAGCAATACTAACGCACTTGTCAG TCAAGGACTTGGTGCACTGGCGAGACCCCAAGAAGTCTGGCGTGGTGTTCGGCCTGTCCCTGCTGACGCTCCTGTCCCTGGCGGCGTTCAGCGTCATCAGCGTGATCTCCTACCTGCTCCTCGCCCTGCTCTGTGTCACCATCTCCTTCCGCATCTACAAGTCCGTCGTCCAGGCCGTGCAGAAGTCCAACGACGGACACCCCTTCAA GGCTCTGATGGAGAAGGATGTCAGCATTCCCCCCGAGACCTTCCACAAGCACGTGGACGTCAGTTTGACCTACATTAACCGATTCCTCAAACAGATGAGCAAACTCTTCCTGGTCGAGGACCTCATCGACTCCCTGAAG CTGGCTGTAGTGATGTGGCTGCTGACCTACGTAGGAGCCGTCTTCAACGGCATCACCATCCTCATCCTGG ctGACATCCTCCTATTTGCCGTGCCCCCGTTCTATGAGAAGAACAAG ACCCAGATTGATCGCTACATGGAGATTGCACGCACTCAAGTCAACACCACAATGGCTAA GTTGCAAGAGAAACTCCCTGGAGCCGTCAAGCGTACGAAAGCTGAATGA
- the LOC110531852 gene encoding reticulon-3 isoform X4, which translates to MKGGPPNRIGIVKDLVHWRDPKKSGVVFGLSLLTLLSLAAFSVISVISYLLLALLCVTISFRIYKSVVQAVQKSNDGHPFKALMEKDVSIPPETFHKHVDVSLTYINRFLKQMSKLFLVEDLIDSLKLAVVMWLLTYVGAVFNGITILILADILLFAVPPFYEKNKTQIDRYMEIARTQVNTTMAKLQEKLPGAVKRTKAE; encoded by the exons TCAAGGACTTGGTGCACTGGCGAGACCCCAAGAAGTCTGGCGTGGTGTTCGGCCTGTCCCTGCTGACGCTCCTGTCCCTGGCGGCGTTCAGCGTCATCAGCGTGATCTCCTACCTGCTCCTCGCCCTGCTCTGTGTCACCATCTCCTTCCGCATCTACAAGTCCGTCGTCCAGGCCGTGCAGAAGTCCAACGACGGACACCCCTTCAA GGCTCTGATGGAGAAGGATGTCAGCATTCCCCCCGAGACCTTCCACAAGCACGTGGACGTCAGTTTGACCTACATTAACCGATTCCTCAAACAGATGAGCAAACTCTTCCTGGTCGAGGACCTCATCGACTCCCTGAAG CTGGCTGTAGTGATGTGGCTGCTGACCTACGTAGGAGCCGTCTTCAACGGCATCACCATCCTCATCCTGG ctGACATCCTCCTATTTGCCGTGCCCCCGTTCTATGAGAAGAACAAG ACCCAGATTGATCGCTACATGGAGATTGCACGCACTCAAGTCAACACCACAATGGCTAA GTTGCAAGAGAAACTCCCTGGAGCCGTCAAGCGTACGAAAGCTGAATGA